The genomic interval TCACTGTACACAAGCTGTCGTCTCCAGTGTAACGCTTACAGGCATGGCGCGCACCGATGGCCGCGGCAAATTTCGTAGCAACGTTCATTATAGCAAAACAAACAGAAACAAATAAACGAAAATAGATAGAAAGCCACATTCCGGGGTCTTCCCGGGATTTCCAACCTCATCGATGTATACGGGTAGCCTTCGATCGGAGACATTACGGTACAGATTGGGGGGTGAAACCTGTGACCATCGCGCAGCAGGTGAAGACGACGCTCGCGAACCTGAAGAGCGCGCAGGCGAACCTCGAATCGTTTGCGCTCGCCACCGACAATCAGCAGGCCAAGCAGCTGTACACGCAAGCGGCGCAGCAGACGCAGCAGGTGGTGCAGCAGCTGCAGGCTCGCGTCGCCGAGATCGAGCAAGAGGAGCCTCAGTACAAGGGCTTCTAATCCACAACGGCGCCAGGGAGGGTGCTCCCTGGCTCGCTTCACGTCGATGGAGGTGAGCGGGTGGCGGAGTGGCTGACCATCCTGATCCGATCGCTCATCGCGTTTACTGCCATGTTTCTGTTCGCGAAGCTCATTGGCAAGCGGCAGCTTTCACAGATCACCTTCTTTGAATACATCGTCGGGATCGCCATCGGCGACATGGCGGCCATCATCCCGGATCAACTGCAGGCGCCGCTGTATCACGGGCTCCTGCCCATGGCCGTGTACACGGCGCTGCCGATTTTGCTCAGCTTCATCGCGCTCAAAAGCAAGAAGGCGCGCGACATCCTCGAGGGCAAGGCGCGGGTTCTCATCCAGAATGGGAAGATTCTCGAGGATAACTTGCGCAAAGAGCGCATGTCCACCGATGAATTGCTGGAGCATCTGCGGGCCAAAAACGTGTTTCAGGTGGCCGATGTGGAATTCGCCATCATGGAATCGAATGGTTCCGTCAACGTGATGTTGAAGCCGGAGGCGGAGCCGGTGACGCCGAAGCGCCTTGGTCTCAAGGTGCCGACCGAGTCGCAGCCTCAGGTCGTGATCATGGACGGGAAGATCATGGACGAGGGGCTCGCCACCCTGGGGTTCAATCGCAGATGGCTGAAGGGAGAACTGGACAAGCTCGGGGTGGCCGTGGAGAACGTGTATCTCGCGCAGGTGAACGCGGCCGGGGAGTTGTACGTGGATCTGTACGACGACCGGATTCAGGTGCCCGAGCCGAAGGCGCGCGAGCTGACGCACATCCTGCTGAAGAAGGCCCGGGCGGATCTCGAATTGTTCGCGCTCGCCACGGAGGATGAGGCGGCCAAGCGGGATTACGCCGCCATGGCGAAGCGGATGGAGCGCGTTCTGAACGAGACGGAGCCGTACTTGCGGCACTAGGGAGGGGACGCGAGATGCCGAAGGCACAACTCAAGAAGGCAACGCCCGTGATGCAGGCGTATCAGGCGTTCGCATCGGCGCGTGAGCCTGCCCGCCCCATGGCGAGAAACCTCGTCATCGCGTTTGTGGCGGGCGGCTTGGTGTGTGTCGTGGGCCAGGCGGTGAGCGACTTCTTCGTGCACGTGTGCGGATTCAGCCGCAAAGACGCGGGCAATCCGACCGTTGCGGTGCTCATCGCTCTCACGTGTCTGCTTACGGGGCTCGGCGTGTTCGACAAAATCGCGCGGTTCACGGGCGCGGGCACGGCCATTCCGGTGACGGGGTTTGCGAATGCGATGGCCTCGGCCGCCCTCGAGTCGAAGACGGAGGGATGGGTGCTCGGCGTGGGCGCCAATATGTTCAAGCTGGCCGGGGCCGTGATCGTCTGGGGCGTCGTGGCGGCCTTTTTCATCGGACTCCTTCACACGCTCGTCGCGCCAGGGAGGTAGAGCATGCTCAGGGGACACCAGAGCTGGGAGTTTGAGCACCAACCGATGATCCTGTCGACGGCGGCCATCGGCGGGCCGATGGAGGCCAAGGGACCGCTCGCCGACGACTTCGATCTGCTGCACGCGGACATCCGCATGGAACAGAAAAGCTGGGAGCAGGCCGAGCGCACGCTCTTGGACGAGGCGTGTCAGAAGGCCATCGAGAAGGCGGGCATCACCAAGGACGCGGTCTCCTTTCTTATCGCGGGGGATCTCATGAATCAGATCATCTCGTCCTCGTTCGCCGCGCGGACGCTCGCCATGCCCTATCTTGGGATCTTTGGCGCGTGCTCCACGTCCATGGAGGGGCTCGCCTTGGCGTCGCTGCTCGTGAACACCGGCTCGGCCCGCTACGTTCTCGCGGCTACGGTGAGCCACAACGCCGCCGCGGAGAAGCACTACCGGTATCCGACGGAGTATGGCGCGCAGAAGCCGCCCACCGCGCAGTGGACGGTGACGGCCGGTGCGGCCGCGATCGTCGCGCCGAACGACGGGAAGGGTGAACATCCAGTGGTCACCAGGGCCACCATCGGGCGCGTGGTGGATATGGGGCTCACCGATCCGTTCAACATGGGCGCGGCCATGGCGCCCGCGGCGCTCGACACCCTCATCAGCCACTTCCGGGACTTTGACCTCCCGTACGACTATTACGATCTCGTCCTCACGGGCGATCTCGGCCGCGTCGGATCGCGCATCCTCCGCGATCTCATGATCGAACACCATGTGGACATCCCGCAGGACCGCTATGGCGACGCCGGCGTCCTCATCTACGGCGACTTGCCGGAGGTGTTGGCTGGGGGCAGCGGCTGCGGGTGCTCGGCGTCCGTGGCGTACGGCCATGTGCAGCGGAGGCTTCGGGACGGCGAACTCCGCCGCGTGCTCGTGGTGGCGACGGGGGCGCTTTTGTCCCCCATCTCGTATCAGCAGAAGGAGACCATTCCGTGCATCGCGCACGCCGTCGCCATGGAGTGGCCGAGCGCGGCCTGTCAGGCAGGGGGGAGTGCGCCGTGATGTATCTTTGGGCGTTCCTCGTCGGCGGCGCCATCTGCCTCATCGGCCAGTTTCTCATGGACGCGCTTCGCCTTCAGCCCGCGCAGGTGGTGTCCATCCTCGTGGTGGCCGGCGCCGTGCTCGGCGGACTCGGCCTCTACGATCCCATCGTGCGCTTCGCGGGCGCCGGCGCCACCGTGCCCATCACGTCCTTCGGCAACGCGCTCGTGCAGGGCGCCATCGCGGAGGGCAAGGCCCACGGGCTCGTCGGCGTCATCACGGGCATCTTCGAGCTCACGAGCGCGGGCATTTCCTCGGCCATCGTGTTCGCCTTCCTGACGGCGGTCTTCTTCCGGCCCAAGGGGTAACCACGTCTCCTGTCGCATCCTGTCGATCTCGCCTCTTCCTCGGCGCATTCGCATCGGCAAATTTCCATGAAACACAACGCCCAGTTGCTTCGTCACCTAGATATAATCGAAACGGGGAATTTCGACACGGATTGCGCCGACGGGAGGAGTTACAGACAATGCCAAAGCCGATAGGCGGGCATGGCCGGTACATGCCAGGACTGGACGGATTGCGAGCGCTTGCGGTGCTCGCCGTGATCGCGTATCACGTCAATTGGGGCGGAGCTCCCGGAGGCCTGCTCGGCGTTCAGGTGTTCTTCGTGCTCTCCGGCTACCTGATCACGGATCTCCTCGTGTCGGAGTGGCGAAACACAGGGCGCATCGACTTCAAGCAGTTTTGGCTGCGGCGCGCGAGGCGGCTCTTACCTGCGCTCGTGGTGATGCTCGTCGCCGTCATGATCTGGGTTTACCTGGCGGATCGCGCGCAATTTGCGCAGTTTTTTCAGGACGCCGTCGCGTCGTTCTTCTACGTGAGCAACTGGTGGTTCATCTTTCATAAGGTTTCCTACTTCCAAAGCTTCGGGCGACAGACGCCGCTCGGCCACCTGTGGTCGCTGGCTGTGGAGGAGCAGTTCTACCTCATCTGGCCGCTCCTGCTCCTGTTCGCGCTGAAGCTTTTGAAGCGGCGCGGGCGGATCCTCGCCTTCACGGGCCTGCTGGCGCTCGCCTCGGCCGTATGGATGGCGGTGCTGTATCAACCGGGCATGGACCCGACGCGCGTCTACGACGGGACGGACACGCGCGCGTTCGGGCTCCTCATCGGCGCGATGCTCGCGTTCGTATGGCCGTCGAGCGCGTTCAATCGCCC from Alicyclobacillus acidocaldarius subsp. acidocaldarius DSM 446 carries:
- the spoVAE gene encoding stage V sporulation protein AE, whose translation is MYLWAFLVGGAICLIGQFLMDALRLQPAQVVSILVVAGAVLGGLGLYDPIVRFAGAGATVPITSFGNALVQGAIAEGKAHGLVGVITGIFELTSAGISSAIVFAFLTAVFFRPKG
- the spoVAC gene encoding stage V sporulation protein AC, which encodes MPKAQLKKATPVMQAYQAFASAREPARPMARNLVIAFVAGGLVCVVGQAVSDFFVHVCGFSRKDAGNPTVAVLIALTCLLTGLGVFDKIARFTGAGTAIPVTGFANAMASAALESKTEGWVLGVGANMFKLAGAVIVWGVVAAFFIGLLHTLVAPGR
- the spoVAD gene encoding stage V sporulation protein AD; this translates as MLRGHQSWEFEHQPMILSTAAIGGPMEAKGPLADDFDLLHADIRMEQKSWEQAERTLLDEACQKAIEKAGITKDAVSFLIAGDLMNQIISSSFAARTLAMPYLGIFGACSTSMEGLALASLLVNTGSARYVLAATVSHNAAAEKHYRYPTEYGAQKPPTAQWTVTAGAAAIVAPNDGKGEHPVVTRATIGRVVDMGLTDPFNMGAAMAPAALDTLISHFRDFDLPYDYYDLVLTGDLGRVGSRILRDLMIEHHVDIPQDRYGDAGVLIYGDLPEVLAGGSGCGCSASVAYGHVQRRLRDGELRRVLVVATGALLSPISYQQKETIPCIAHAVAMEWPSAACQAGGSAP
- a CDS encoding DUF1657 domain-containing protein, encoding MTIAQQVKTTLANLKSAQANLESFALATDNQQAKQLYTQAAQQTQQVVQQLQARVAEIEQEEPQYKGF
- a CDS encoding DUF421 domain-containing protein, with amino-acid sequence MAEWLTILIRSLIAFTAMFLFAKLIGKRQLSQITFFEYIVGIAIGDMAAIIPDQLQAPLYHGLLPMAVYTALPILLSFIALKSKKARDILEGKARVLIQNGKILEDNLRKERMSTDELLEHLRAKNVFQVADVEFAIMESNGSVNVMLKPEAEPVTPKRLGLKVPTESQPQVVIMDGKIMDEGLATLGFNRRWLKGELDKLGVAVENVYLAQVNAAGELYVDLYDDRIQVPEPKARELTHILLKKARADLELFALATEDEAAKRDYAAMAKRMERVLNETEPYLRH